One genomic window of Apus apus isolate bApuApu2 chromosome 9, bApuApu2.pri.cur, whole genome shotgun sequence includes the following:
- the SEC61A1 gene encoding protein transport protein Sec61 subunit alpha isoform X1, with protein sequence MAIKFLEVIKPFCVILPEIQKPERKIQFKEKVLWTAITLFIFLVCCQIPLFGIMSSDSADPFYWMRVILASNRGTLMELGISPIVTSGLIMQLLAGAKIIEVGDTPKDRALFNGAQKLFGMIITIGQSIVYVMTGMYGDPSEMGAGICLLITIQLFVAGLIVLLLDELLQKGYGLGSGISLFIATNICETIVWKAFSPTTVNTGRGMEFEGAIIALFHLLATRTDKVRALREAFYRQNLPNLMNLIATIFVFAIVIYFQGFRVDLPIKSARYRGQYNTYPIKLFYTSNIPIILQSALVSNLYVISQMLSARFSGNLLVSLLGTWSDTSSGGPARAYPVGGLCYYLSPPESFSSVLEDPVHAVVYIVFMLGSCAFFSKTWIEVSGSSAKDVAKQLKEQQMVMRGHRETSMVHELNRYIPTAAAFGGLCIGALSVLADFLGAIGSGTGILLAVTIIYQYFEIFVKEQSEVGSMGALLF encoded by the exons ATGGCCA TAAAATTTCTTGAAGTAATCAAGCCCTTCTGTGTTATCTTGCCTGAAATCCAAAAGCCAGAACGGAAG ATTCAGTTTAAGGAAAAGGTGCTATGGACAGCTATCACACTCTTCATCTTCTTAGTATGCTGCCAG ATTCCCTTGTTTGGTATCATGTCATCAGACTCAGCAGATCCTTTCTACTGGATGAGAGTGATTTTGGCTTCAAATAGAG GTACATTGATGGAGCTGGGGATTTCACCTATTGTCACTTCTGGGCTCATAATGCAGCTCTTGGCAGGTGCCAAGATAATTGAAGTTGGTGACACTCCAAAGGACAGAGCTCTCTTCAATGGAGCACAGAAAT TGTTTGGAATGATCATCACCATTGGACAGTCGATTGTCTATGTAATGACTGGAATGTATGGAGACCCATCTGAGATGGGTGCTGGTATCTGCTTGCTTATTACAATTCAG CTTTTTGTTGCTGGATTGATAGTTCTGCTGTTGGATGAGCTCCTCCAGAAAGGATATGGTCTTGGTTCTGGAATCTCTCTCTTCATTGCTACCAATATCTGTGAGACTATTGTGTGGAAGGCGTTCAGCCCCACCACAGTGAACACAGGACGAG gtATGGAATTTGAGGGAGCCATCATTGCTCTGTTCCATCTTCTGGCTACTCGTACAGACAAAGTCAGAGCTCTTCGTGAGGCTTTTTACCGCCAGAATCTCCCCAACCTTATGAACCTGATTGCCACCATCTTCGTCTTTGCtattgtaatttatttccaG GGCTTCAGAGTGGATCTTCCTATCAAATCTGCTCGCTACCGTGGCCAGTACAACACCTACCCTATCAAGTTGTTCTATACTTCCAACATTCCCATCATTCTTCAGTCAGCCCTGGTGTCAAACTTGTATGTCATCTCCCAGATGCTTTCTGCTCGCTTCAGTGGCAACTTACTGGTTAGCCTGCTGGGCACTTGGTCT GACACATCATCTGGAGGCCCTGCTCGTGCTTACCCAGTTGGTGGACTCTGTTATTATCTGTCACCTCCAGAGTCCTTTTCTTCAGTGTTAGAAGACCCTGTACATGCAGTTGTTTATATTGTATTTATGTTGGGCTCCTGTGCTTTCTTCTCTAAGACATGGATTGAAGTCTCTGGCTCCTCTGCCAAAGAT GTTGCCAAACAGTTGAAAGAACAACAAATGGTAATGCGAGGCCACAGAGAAACTTCAATGGTACATGAACTTAACAG GTACATCCCTACAGCTGCTGCATTTGGTGGTCTCTGCATTGGTGCCCTCTCCGTGTTGGCAGACTTCCTTGGGGCAATTGGGTCTGGAACTGGAATTTTGCTTGCTGTCACTATCATTTATCAGTACTTTGAAATTTTTGTAAAGGAACAGAGTGAAGTTGGCAGTATGGGAGCTCTTCTTTTCTAA
- the SEC61A1 gene encoding protein transport protein Sec61 subunit alpha isoform X2 has product MSSDSADPFYWMRVILASNRGTLMELGISPIVTSGLIMQLLAGAKIIEVGDTPKDRALFNGAQKLFGMIITIGQSIVYVMTGMYGDPSEMGAGICLLITIQLFVAGLIVLLLDELLQKGYGLGSGISLFIATNICETIVWKAFSPTTVNTGRGMEFEGAIIALFHLLATRTDKVRALREAFYRQNLPNLMNLIATIFVFAIVIYFQGFRVDLPIKSARYRGQYNTYPIKLFYTSNIPIILQSALVSNLYVISQMLSARFSGNLLVSLLGTWSDTSSGGPARAYPVGGLCYYLSPPESFSSVLEDPVHAVVYIVFMLGSCAFFSKTWIEVSGSSAKDVAKQLKEQQMVMRGHRETSMVHELNRYIPTAAAFGGLCIGALSVLADFLGAIGSGTGILLAVTIIYQYFEIFVKEQSEVGSMGALLF; this is encoded by the exons ATGTCATCAGACTCAGCAGATCCTTTCTACTGGATGAGAGTGATTTTGGCTTCAAATAGAG GTACATTGATGGAGCTGGGGATTTCACCTATTGTCACTTCTGGGCTCATAATGCAGCTCTTGGCAGGTGCCAAGATAATTGAAGTTGGTGACACTCCAAAGGACAGAGCTCTCTTCAATGGAGCACAGAAAT TGTTTGGAATGATCATCACCATTGGACAGTCGATTGTCTATGTAATGACTGGAATGTATGGAGACCCATCTGAGATGGGTGCTGGTATCTGCTTGCTTATTACAATTCAG CTTTTTGTTGCTGGATTGATAGTTCTGCTGTTGGATGAGCTCCTCCAGAAAGGATATGGTCTTGGTTCTGGAATCTCTCTCTTCATTGCTACCAATATCTGTGAGACTATTGTGTGGAAGGCGTTCAGCCCCACCACAGTGAACACAGGACGAG gtATGGAATTTGAGGGAGCCATCATTGCTCTGTTCCATCTTCTGGCTACTCGTACAGACAAAGTCAGAGCTCTTCGTGAGGCTTTTTACCGCCAGAATCTCCCCAACCTTATGAACCTGATTGCCACCATCTTCGTCTTTGCtattgtaatttatttccaG GGCTTCAGAGTGGATCTTCCTATCAAATCTGCTCGCTACCGTGGCCAGTACAACACCTACCCTATCAAGTTGTTCTATACTTCCAACATTCCCATCATTCTTCAGTCAGCCCTGGTGTCAAACTTGTATGTCATCTCCCAGATGCTTTCTGCTCGCTTCAGTGGCAACTTACTGGTTAGCCTGCTGGGCACTTGGTCT GACACATCATCTGGAGGCCCTGCTCGTGCTTACCCAGTTGGTGGACTCTGTTATTATCTGTCACCTCCAGAGTCCTTTTCTTCAGTGTTAGAAGACCCTGTACATGCAGTTGTTTATATTGTATTTATGTTGGGCTCCTGTGCTTTCTTCTCTAAGACATGGATTGAAGTCTCTGGCTCCTCTGCCAAAGAT GTTGCCAAACAGTTGAAAGAACAACAAATGGTAATGCGAGGCCACAGAGAAACTTCAATGGTACATGAACTTAACAG GTACATCCCTACAGCTGCTGCATTTGGTGGTCTCTGCATTGGTGCCCTCTCCGTGTTGGCAGACTTCCTTGGGGCAATTGGGTCTGGAACTGGAATTTTGCTTGCTGTCACTATCATTTATCAGTACTTTGAAATTTTTGTAAAGGAACAGAGTGAAGTTGGCAGTATGGGAGCTCTTCTTTTCTAA